A stretch of the Heterodontus francisci isolate sHetFra1 chromosome 10, sHetFra1.hap1, whole genome shotgun sequence genome encodes the following:
- the LOC137374121 gene encoding organic solute transporter subunit alpha-like has protein sequence MTDGANQSLDLYCDSSPPKALDVLKHLNVATIVLYSVLTLMAVISNLVYLEEVIYLMRKVPSTIRRATIIWVSGVSPVIASISCVGMWIPLASMITDLTTAVYFAIVIHKFQQMMIEEFGGDEAFLKHFENTPVAISTGPCCCCCPCLPFAKISRRLMFMLKLGTFQLAFLRPVLMTFTLVLWVNGTFSLNDLSPSGPAIWINTSLGVSTIVALWPIAIVFNKVKGELKNQKIIPKFILYKISFILNQLQTLIINITALAGGIACAPPLSPTARGAYMNQQLLIMEMFIITLLSRIYYRRKHNLQEINEIQPSVKTQDAQSHLNGTITEGEISSV, from the exons ATTTAAATGTGGCAACTATCGTCTTGTACAGCGTTCTTACTTTAATGGCTGTAATTTCAAATCTTGTGTATCTTGAGGAAGTTATCTACCTGATGAGAAAAGTCCCTTCCACGATCAGGAGAGCGACAATTATATGGGTCAGCGGAGTTTCACCA GTGATAGCGTCTATATCTTGTGTTGGGATGTGGATTCCTCTAGCATCAATGATCACAGATTTGACAACAGCAGT GTATTTTGCAATTGTGATCCACAAGTTCCAGCAGATGATGATAGAAGAATTTGGAGGTGATGAGGCCTTCCTGAAACATTTTGAAAATACTCCTGTTGCAATTAGTACAGGACCCTGTTGCTGCTGCTGTCCTTGTTTACCTTTTGCAAAGATTTCAAG GCGCCTGATGTTCATGCTGAAATTGGGAACATTTCAGCTAGCTTTCTTGCGGCCAGTCCTAATGACCTTCACGTTAGTCCTTTGGGTGAATGGGACATTCAGCCTTAATGAT CTTTCTCCTAGTGGGCCTGCAATATGGATTAACACTTCCCTTGGTGTCTCCACAATAGTTGCACTGTGGCCAATTGCAATTGTTTTTAACAAAGTCAAAGGTGAACTTAAAAATCAGAAGATCATCCCCAAATTCATTCTTTATAAG ATTTCATTCATTCTTAATCAACTCCAAACTTTAATTATCAACATAACGGCATTGGCAGGTGGCATAGCCTGTGCACCTCCACTTTCACCCACAGCCAGAGGAGCAT ATATGAATCAGCAGCTTCTGATAATGGAGATGTTTATTATCACGTTGCTATCGCGAATTTATTACAGGAGGAAACACAATTTACAAGAAATAAATGAAATTCAACCCTCAGTAAAAACACAAGATGCCCAAAGCCACTTGAATGGTACCATAACAGAAGGTGAAATCTCAAGTGTGTAA